CGGGAACGGTCCGAGAAATGAATTCGGCACTCATTCCTTATGCGTTTTCCATATGAATCGACCGTCACCGGTGGCGCCTTTCGTCACCCGCCCGCGGGCGGCGCGCCTCTCGGAGTCGCCGCGGCCGATGCCCCGCACCCCGCGGCCGCCGGGCGCGGGGCCGGGACGACGGGCGGTTACCCTGACGCCTTGACCCGAGGAGGAAGCATGGCGCGGATGCCGTCGGCGGAGCGACGCCGGCAGCTGGTCGAGGCGGCGATCAGGGCGATGACCAGGGACGGGGTGGCCAGGACCACCACGCGGTCGATCTGCGCCGAGGCCGGTGTCTCGCTGAGCGTCTTCCACTACTGCTTCGACTCCAAGCAGGCCCTCCTGGAGGCCGCGATCGAGACCATCATCGGCGACTACGTGGCCCGGGTGATGAAGGCCGTCGAGCCGAGGGCGACCCTGCGTGAGACCGTGCGGGCGGCGCTGCGGACGTACTGGGAGGACGTCACCGCGCATCCGGGCGAGCACATGCTGACGTACGACCTCACCCAGTACGCGCTGCGCGAGCCGGGCTTCGAGCACCTGGCCCGGGCCCAGTACGAGCAGTACGTGCGGTCGGCGACGGCCCTGGTGGAGCAGGTGGGGTCGGTGCGCGGGGCGGAGCCGAAGGTTCCGGTGGCGACGCTGGCGCGCCACCTGGCGGCGGCGGTGGACGGGATGACGCTCCAGTACCTGGTGCTCCGGGACGAGCAAGCCGCCGCCGAGCAACTGGAACTGACGGCTGATCAGCTGGTTCGACTGATCGAGGGCTGACGCGCGGGAGGCGGGGGTCCGGGACGCCGCACGATCGTCAACAGGTCATTTGACCCGGACCCTTGACTCAGACCTTCCGCACCGCGATCCTCGGGGCGCCCGGTACACCCCCTCGACCGGAGGCTTCGCGACCATGACCCCACGCACCACCCGAAGCGCCTCTCCTTTCCGCGGGACACGCCGCCTCGGTCTCGTGTCCCTGCTCCTCGCCCTCGCGGCGGTGCTCTTCGGCGCCGCGCCCGTCCCCGCGGCCGACGCGCCGTGGTGGGAGCCGGCCGCCCGGCCGGGGCCCGATTCCCAGGTGAACGCCACCGGCGCGCCGTTCACCGGCACCGACGCCCAGGGGCGCGTGCGCGGCTTCGTCGACGCGCACAACCACGTGATGTCCAACGAGGGCTTCGGCGGCCGGCTGATCTGCGGCAAGCCGTTCTCCACGGCCGGCGTGGCCGACGCGCTGAAGGACTGTCCCGAGCACTATCCGGACGGCTCCGGCGCGATCTTCGAGAACCTGACGGGCGGCGCGAACGGCAAGCACGACCCGGACGGCTGGCCGACGTTCGCCGACTGGCCGGCCCACGACTCGCTGACCCACCAGCAGAACTACTACGCCTGGCTGGAGCGTGCCTGGCGCGGCGGCCAGCGGGTGCTCGTCAACGACCTGGTCTCCAACGGCCTGTTGTGCTCGCTCATGCCCCGGGACCGCGGCTGCGACGAGATGGAGGCCATCCGGCTGGAGGCCCGGAAGACGTACGAGATGCAGGACTACGTCGACGCGATGTTCGGCGGCCCCGGCAAGGGCTGGTTCCGCATCGTCACCAGCGCCGACCAGGCGCGGTCGGTGGTCGAGCAGGGCAAGCTCGCCGTCGTCCTCGGGGTGGAGACCTCGGAGCCGTTCGGCTGCAAGCAGATCCTCGACGTGGCCCAGTGCGACCAGGCGGACATCGACCGCGGCCTGGACGAGCTGTACCGGCTCGGGGTGCGCAGCATGTTCCTGTGCCACAAGTTCGACAACGCGCTGTGCGGGGTCCGCTTCGACAGCGGCACGACCGGCGTGGCGGTGAACATCGGCCAGTTCCTGTCCACCGGCACCTTCTGGTCGACCGAGCGGTGCGCGGGCCCGCAGCAGGACAACCCGATCGGGCTGGTGGCGCCCGCCGCCATGGCGGAGAAGCTGCCGGCCGGGGTGAGCGTGCCCGCCTACGCCTCCGACGCGCGCTGCAACACCCGGGGGCTGACCAGGCTGGGCGAGTACGCGCTCCGGGGCATGATGGACCGGGGCATGATGCTGGAGCTCGACCACATGAGCGTGAAGGCGGCCGGCCGGGCGCTGGACATCCTGGAGGCCGAGGAGTACCCGGGCGTGCTCTCCACGCACAGCTGGATGGACCTCGACTGGACCGAACGGCTCTACAGGCTGGGCGGGTTCACCGCCCCGTACATGCACAGTGCCGGCGGCTTCATCGGTGAGGCCGACGGGAAGGCCGAGCTGCGCGAGAAGTACGGCGTCGGCCTCGGCTACGGCACCGACATGAACGGCGTCGGCGGCTGGCCCGGCCCGGTCGGCCCGGACGCGCCGAACGCGGTGACGTACCCGTACCGCAGCTTCGACGGCGGCACCGTCCTCGACCGGCAGGTGACCGGCGAGCGGACCTGGGACCTGAACACGGACGGCGCGGCGCACGCGGGGCTCGTGCCGGACTGGATCGAGCAGATCCGGCTCACCCCGGGCGGCCCCGAGGTCATCGGGGACCTGGCGCTGGGCGCCGAGTCGTACCTGCGGACCTGGCGGGCGACCGAGCGGCACGAGCCGGGCGAGAACCTGGCGGCGGGCAGGCCCACGTCGGCCAGTTCCACCGAGTGGCACCCGTTCACGAGCTACGCCTCGGGGCGCGCCTTCGACGGGGACACGGAGACCCGCTGGGCGAGCGACTGGTCGGACGACCAGTGGCTCCAGGTGGACCTGGGCGAGGTCCGGCGGGTCGGCCGGGTGACGCTGGACTGGGAGCGGGCCTACGCCCGGCAGTACCGGATCGAGGTCTCGGAGGACGGCGCGAGCTGGCGGACGGTCTGGTCGACGGAGGCGGGTGACGGCGGGTACGACACGGCCGAGTTCGCCTCGACACCCGCCCGTCACGTACGCGTCCACGGGGAGCGGCGGGCCACGCAGTGGGGCTACTCGCTCCACGAGGTGACGGTCGCCCGCTCCTGAGCCCGCTTCTGGGACCGCTCCTGGGCCCACGCGGCGGAGAGGGCGGACGACGAGGAAGGGCCGGCCGGATCGAAGGCGATCCGGCCGGCCCTTCCGGCCCTTCCGACGGGCCGTCAGTTCGTCGTCGGGGAGGTCCAGTCGGCGGGCACGCGGGCGAGCCTGACGCGCTGCGGGTGGTCGCCGACCGCGACGGACGCGACGCGCTCGCCGGTGGCGAAGTCGATGGCGCTGACCCGGTCGGCGCCGCTCTCCGAGACGACACAGGCCCGCCCGTCACCGCTGACGGTCGCCCAGTAGGGCTTGCTGGTGGGGACGAGCGGGCCCTGCTTCAGGGTCTCGCGGTCCACGACCGTGGCGTAGTCGTCCATGGTCCCGGCGACGCAGAGCTTGCGTCCGTCGGGGCTGATCGACAGGCCGTGGTGGCGCGAGTCGTTGACCCAGGTGGTGCGGTCCGGGTCGGTGGCGGGGTTGCCCGGCAGGGTCTTCAGCCGGGTGACGCGGTCGCTCTCGACGTCGTACTCCAGGAAGCCGTTGAGGAACGACACCTGGAAGTAGAGCTTCTTCTCGTCCGGCGTGAAGACGAGCGGGCGGACGGCGTCGGAGAGGTCGTCGCGGCCGAAGGCGTCGAGGCGGGAGCGCATGTCGATCACCCGGACCGTCTCGAAGGTCGTCGCGTCCACCACGGTGATCCTGCGGTCGCCCTTGGTCCAGTCGAGCCAGGGCGCGTCGAGGGCGGTGGTGACCTCGCCGATGGACATGTTCCACAGGCGTCCGTCGGAGGTGAAGACGTTCTCGTGCGGCTTGTCGCCGGTCTTGAAGCTGCCGAGTTCGCGGCCGGTGGCGATGTCGAGGACGTGGACCGTGTTGGCGGTGGAGGCGGAGACGGCGACGCGGGTGCCGTCGGGCGAGACGGCCATGTGGTCGGAGCGGTGACCGGCCACGGGGAAGCGCCAGTTGATCCGGCCGGTCCGCAGGTCGAGGGAGACGACGTCGGCGAAGCTGGGCCGCGAGACGACCATGGAGGTGCCGTCGGGGGTGGCGTACATGTCGTCGACGAACTGGTCGTGCCCCTCGCCCGGCCCGCTGCGGACGCCGAGGAAGAACGCGAGCTTGACCGGGTCGAGGTAGATCTCGCGCAGGCGTTCCTCCTTGTCGGGGATCACGTTCAGCCGGCCGATGCGGTGGAAGTCGCCGCGGGCGGCGATGACGTCGGCGGTGCCGTCCCAGTTGTTGCCGACGAACATCACCTCCTGGAGCGGCCCTTCCGCCGCCGGGACCGCGGGCGCGGCGGCCGCGGGCGCGGCGACGGCCGGGGCGAGAAGCGTGAGGGAGGCCGTGACGGAGGCGGCGAGGGCGACCGCGAGACGGCGGGTCCGGGTCGTACGTGCCGAGGGCATGGGGGTGCCTCTCTTTCCTTGGCGGGGCGGGGACTTACCGGAGGTAACTCGCAGGTAACCACGGACCCGCCCCGCCCACAAGACGTCTTCGCACCCCCGTTCCCCACCCCTCCCGCACGCCGCGCGCGCCCGATGCGGGATCATGGAACGGTCACCCGCAGAAGGGACGGAACGGACGATGAGGCACCGCAGTGTGGCGGACCTGATGACCCCGACGGCGGTCGCGGTCCAGCGCGGGACACCGTTCAAGGAGATCGCGCGGCTCCTCGACGAGTACGGCATCACGGCCGTGCCGGTCGTCGACGAGGAGAACCGGCCGGTGGGCGTGGTCTCCGAGGCGGACCTGCTGCGCCGCCACACCGCCAAGGACGGCCCCAGCACCGCCGAGGCGATGATGTCCAGCCCGGTGCACACGGCCCGGCCCTCCTGGACGGCGGTCGAGGCGGCCCGGCTCATGGAGCGGCACCGGGTGAAGCGGCTGCCGGTCGTGGACGCGGGCGGGCGGCTCATCGGCGTGCTCAGCCGCAGCGATCTGCTGCAGCTCTTCCTGCGCCGGGACCGCGCGATCCAGGAGGAGATCCGCGAGGACGTGGTCGTCCGCATCCTCGGCCTCTCCCCCGCCGCCGTCCACATCGACGTCGACGAGGGCCGGGTCACGCTCAGCGGCACCGTGGGGCGCGCGGACCTCGTCCCGCTGCTGCGGCGTCTGTGCGAGTCCGTCGACGGGGTGGTCGAGGTGGTCGACCACCTGGTGGTGGAGCCGCCCCGGGACTGAGCGGACCGCGGCCCCCGGGTGAGCCCGGGGGCCGCGGTCCGTGCGGGGGCGGGCTCCTCAGGAGACCGCCTCCGGCCAGCCGTATCCGGGGCCCGTGTGCTGCGGTACGGTCCCGGCGCCGGCGGCGTCCATCTCCCGGTTCGCCTCCCGCATGAGCTTGCCCGCCAGGTCCTTCATGGCCCGGCTCGCGGCCAGCTCGTCCCCGATGACCGGCACGTCCGTGTCCGCCGGGTTGCAGCGGGCCGTTCCGTGCCCCGTGAAGGTCGCCTGCCCCGTGTCGAGGCGGGCCTCGGCCTTGGTCCTGCCCGCGTCCTCGCTCAGTTCCAGGCCGACCCTCCATTCCAGGTTCCGTGTCATGGTCTGCCTCCTCGCATGCCGGTGGGCGCCGCCGGTGCCGTACGCGCCCGGGGCGCCGCTCCCCCGCCCCTTCCAGGATCCGCCCGCGACGGCGTCGGCGCACGCGCGGCGGCCGGGAGAGGCGCCTGCGGCCGGCGGGTGGAGGCGCGTGTTCCGCCGCGGACGTGCGGGAACCACCCCTCGCACAGAGGTTTCACTGCCCACGGCGAAGGGGAGCCGCGATGGCCGGCCGGTTCGGCGCGCGCAAACGGCTGGAGGTGCTCCAGGTGGCCGTGGCCGGCCTCGGGGTTCCCGCGAGCCTCGGGATCGGCGTGGTCCTGAACGCGAGCGGCCTGCACGTCGGCATCGGACTCGCGGCGACCGCGCTCGTCCTCATGGCCACGGCCACCGCCCTCGGCAAGCTGGACGCCCTGCTGTCCCGCTATCCCGCCCCGCCCTCGCAGCAGCAGCGCCGCGTCCGCCGGACGGAGGGCGGGGAGCAGGGCGAGGACGGAACCGGCTTCGGGGACGGCCCTCCCTGACCCGTCAGGCGGGCGAGGGCCGGCCGGGCGTGGTGTGCGCGAGGAGGAACTCGGTCGCTCCGGCGATGGCCTCCGCGTAGCTGCCGTGGACGGGCTCGGACTCCTGCTCCTGCTGGTCGGCGGCGGTGGCGGTGTACCACCAGGCGTCGGCGTCCGCGTCGTGGTGCACGACGGCGGTGCCGCCCGCGTAGTGCAGCGGGATGGACTCGCTGGCCGACTTCCTGACCACGGCGTGGGGCCACTTGAGCCGGGCGGACTGCCGCTTGATGCCGCCCCAGGCGGCGCCGAGCTGCGCGTAGTTCGCGCCGCTGCGGCCGGCGACGGTGGCGGCGCTCTCGGCCAGCCGGTCGACGGACTGCTTGGCCTCGTACAGCGCCCGCAGGAGCGCCAGCTGCACGTCGGGGGCGGCCATCAGGACCGGGTCGGGGTCCTTGCCGGCGGCGCGGTAGGCCAGCAGGCGGGTCGAGATGCGCTCCGCCAGGTCGCGGACGGCTTCGTGGACGTGCTCGTCCATGGTGAACGCGTCGTCCTGCACGGGCTCGCGGTACGGCGGCTCCACCAGGTTCGAGAGGGCGGTCCAGAAGTCGTCGTCGGTCTTGTCGGGGGTCGGGACCCCGGCCACATCGCTCATGCGACAAGCGTACCTGTCAAAGAGGGCTGGTGACAGGAAATACTGTCGAACACGCCGTCGACTGTCACCCGGCGCGTGGACGGACGCGTGGCGCGGAAGACGGGCCGACGCGCCCTGATCGGGGCGCTGCGGAGGGCGGATGTGGGACGGTGGGGGCATGGCCGTTCCCGTGATTCTCGACTGCGATCCCGGTCACGACGACGCGTTCAACATCCTCCTCGCCGCCGCGCACCCCGCGGTCGAGCTGCTCGCCATCACCACCGTCGCGGGCAACCAGACCGTGGAGAAGACCACGCTCAACGCCCGGCGGGTGTGTGCGGCGGCCGGGATCCGGGGGGTGCCGATCGCCGCGGGGCGGGCCCGGCCGCTGCGCGGGCCGGGCCGGGTCGCCGCCGACATCCACGGTGCCTCGGGGCTCGACGGGCCCGGCTTCGGCACGGGCGAACCGGACGTGCCGCAGGATCCGCGCGACGCCCTCACCCTGCTCCGGGACACCCTCCTGGCGCACCCGGAGCCGGTGACGCTCGTGCCGACCGGACCGCTCACCAACATCGCGGTGCTGCTGCTCGCCCACCCCGAACTCGCCGCCCGCGTCGCCCGGATCGTGCTGATGGGCGGCTCGACGGAGCGCGGGAACACCACGCCCGCGGCCGAGTTCAACATCCTGTGCGACCCGGAGGCGGCCGACATCGTCCTCCGCAGCGGGCTGCCGGTGACGATGTTCGGCCTCAACGCGACCCACCAGGTGCGGGCCACCCCCGAGGTGGTCGCCCGGATCGACGCCCTCGGCACCCCGCTGAGCCGGCTCTGCGTCGACCTGCTCACCTACTTCGCGTCCACCTACCGGGAGGTGTTCGGCTTCGACGCTCCCCCG
The Streptomyces roseofulvus genome window above contains:
- a CDS encoding YncE family protein, whose amino-acid sequence is MPSARTTRTRRLAVALAASVTASLTLLAPAVAAPAAAAPAVPAAEGPLQEVMFVGNNWDGTADVIAARGDFHRIGRLNVIPDKEERLREIYLDPVKLAFFLGVRSGPGEGHDQFVDDMYATPDGTSMVVSRPSFADVVSLDLRTGRINWRFPVAGHRSDHMAVSPDGTRVAVSASTANTVHVLDIATGRELGSFKTGDKPHENVFTSDGRLWNMSIGEVTTALDAPWLDWTKGDRRITVVDATTFETVRVIDMRSRLDAFGRDDLSDAVRPLVFTPDEKKLYFQVSFLNGFLEYDVESDRVTRLKTLPGNPATDPDRTTWVNDSRHHGLSISPDGRKLCVAGTMDDYATVVDRETLKQGPLVPTSKPYWATVSGDGRACVVSESGADRVSAIDFATGERVASVAVGDHPQRVRLARVPADWTSPTTN
- a CDS encoding CBS domain-containing protein, encoding MRHRSVADLMTPTAVAVQRGTPFKEIARLLDEYGITAVPVVDEENRPVGVVSEADLLRRHTAKDGPSTAEAMMSSPVHTARPSWTAVEAARLMERHRVKRLPVVDAGGRLIGVLSRSDLLQLFLRRDRAIQEEIREDVVVRILGLSPAAVHIDVDEGRVTLSGTVGRADLVPLLRRLCESVDGVVEVVDHLVVEPPRD
- a CDS encoding discoidin domain-containing protein, whose product is MTPRTTRSASPFRGTRRLGLVSLLLALAAVLFGAAPVPAADAPWWEPAARPGPDSQVNATGAPFTGTDAQGRVRGFVDAHNHVMSNEGFGGRLICGKPFSTAGVADALKDCPEHYPDGSGAIFENLTGGANGKHDPDGWPTFADWPAHDSLTHQQNYYAWLERAWRGGQRVLVNDLVSNGLLCSLMPRDRGCDEMEAIRLEARKTYEMQDYVDAMFGGPGKGWFRIVTSADQARSVVEQGKLAVVLGVETSEPFGCKQILDVAQCDQADIDRGLDELYRLGVRSMFLCHKFDNALCGVRFDSGTTGVAVNIGQFLSTGTFWSTERCAGPQQDNPIGLVAPAAMAEKLPAGVSVPAYASDARCNTRGLTRLGEYALRGMMDRGMMLELDHMSVKAAGRALDILEAEEYPGVLSTHSWMDLDWTERLYRLGGFTAPYMHSAGGFIGEADGKAELREKYGVGLGYGTDMNGVGGWPGPVGPDAPNAVTYPYRSFDGGTVLDRQVTGERTWDLNTDGAAHAGLVPDWIEQIRLTPGGPEVIGDLALGAESYLRTWRATERHEPGENLAAGRPTSASSTEWHPFTSYASGRAFDGDTETRWASDWSDDQWLQVDLGEVRRVGRVTLDWERAYARQYRIEVSEDGASWRTVWSTEAGDGGYDTAEFASTPARHVRVHGERRATQWGYSLHEVTVARS
- a CDS encoding nucleoside hydrolase; its protein translation is MAVPVILDCDPGHDDAFNILLAAAHPAVELLAITTVAGNQTVEKTTLNARRVCAAAGIRGVPIAAGRARPLRGPGRVAADIHGASGLDGPGFGTGEPDVPQDPRDALTLLRDTLLAHPEPVTLVPTGPLTNIAVLLLAHPELAARVARIVLMGGSTERGNTTPAAEFNILCDPEAADIVLRSGLPVTMFGLNATHQVRATPEVVARIDALGTPLSRLCVDLLTYFASTYREVFGFDAPPLHDPLTVAHLIDPAVSGLARAAVAVELNGTYTRGATVVDLHGVTGLPATVDVATDVDADRFWDLIVAAVRTLGGTTRS
- a CDS encoding DUF1876 domain-containing protein, yielding MTRNLEWRVGLELSEDAGRTKAEARLDTGQATFTGHGTARCNPADTDVPVIGDELAASRAMKDLAGKLMREANREMDAAGAGTVPQHTGPGYGWPEAVS
- a CDS encoding TetR/AcrR family transcriptional regulator is translated as MARMPSAERRRQLVEAAIRAMTRDGVARTTTRSICAEAGVSLSVFHYCFDSKQALLEAAIETIIGDYVARVMKAVEPRATLRETVRAALRTYWEDVTAHPGEHMLTYDLTQYALREPGFEHLARAQYEQYVRSATALVEQVGSVRGAEPKVPVATLARHLAAAVDGMTLQYLVLRDEQAAAEQLELTADQLVRLIEG